A region from the Aegilops tauschii subsp. strangulata cultivar AL8/78 chromosome 5, Aet v6.0, whole genome shotgun sequence genome encodes:
- the LOC109754364 gene encoding molybdopterin synthase catalytic subunit, with the protein MAGDEPPTTEACQDLVEILDEGSGRLDMGRYVDHVRDLSAGAIATFEGTTRDHFDGRRVVELRYEAYGAMARRRLEAILREARAAHALCRLAVAHRLGTVPAGEASVFVATSAVHRADAMEACRYVIDEIKASVPIWKKEVYDDGEVWKENREFLDRTDAEKKGKPAGGGGCCGSKVRVS; encoded by the coding sequence ATGGCCGGCGACGAGCCCCCAACGACGGAGGCGTGCCAGGACCTGGTCGAGATCCTGGACGAGGGATCGGGCCGGCTGGACATGGGCCGGTACGTGGACCACGTCCGCGACCTCTCGGCGGGCGCCATCGCCACCTTCGAGGGCACCACGCGGGACCACTTCGACGGGAGGCGCGTGGTGGAGCTCCGCTACGAGGCGTACGGGGCCATGGCGCGGCGCCGGCTGGAGGCCATCCTCCGCGAGGCCCGCGCCGCGCACGCGCTGTGCCGGCTGGCCGTGGCGCACCGCCTCGGGACGGTCCCCGCCGGCGAGGCCAGCGTGTTCGTGGCGACCTCGGCCGTGCACCGCGCCGACGCCATGGAGGCGTGCCGCTACGTGATCGACGAGATCAAGGCCTCCGTGCCCATCTGGAAGAAGGAGGTGTACGACGACGGCGAGGTGTGGAAGGAGAACCGCGAGTTCCTCGACCGCACCGACGCCGAGAAGAAGGGCaagccggccggcggcggcggatgcTGCGGCAGCAAGGTGAGGGTGAGCTGA